GTTAGAGCTTGTAACAACTTGTTTAAATTAAACAGTCCAATATTAGCCTGATAtcctatttttatcttctttcatcATCAGATGTGTTTGGTACAAAATCTGGATTATAGGCCTCCATAAAATCAAATGGACCATAGTCAATTGTAATGGATAACAAACTGAAGTTATCAGTATTACAAACACCATGTGCAAAACCAACAGACATCCACAAGGCAATAAGCTGTGCTGTCTCAGACACcacagtagaaaaaagaaaatccaaatatcTGTTAGGTTCCTTGACATCTACTGAGGGGAAGCGTTCCTGTATGATGAAGTCTAGTAACATCCTTAGTAAATCCAATTCACCATAATGAGCCAAAATTTCTAACGATCCAATTCTAAACCATGATTTTGCAACACGCAGCACTACTGCACCTCGTTCTTTCACAACGTTTCCATTGTAGAATTGATCTCTCCATACTGCATCATCACTTACAACCAGACTTGCAGCTCTGCTAGTGGGAATTCTGAGATAGTACATAGCCTCACTACACAAAAATTCTCTCATGGAGGAACGAAGCACAGCTCTGCCATCGCCGTTTTGGGAGTACGGGGTTTTTCCTGAGCCTTTTAATTGGAGCTCCCACTTTTCACCCTGCCTGTTCATGTAAATTCCAATAAGATGGGCTCTTCCATCGCCGAGCTGATCTGTCCATATCCCAAACTGGTGGCCCCCATATCTGTGAGCCAGTGGAATGGATCCAAGTACTATCTTTTCTTCACTTACAAGCTGGATAAAATCATCTGTTTCTGAGACAGATAAATCAAGGTCCAAAATATCTTCTAGCACTTGCTTTGAAACTGCTACAAGATGTACTCTTGATTTGAAAGGAGTGGGGAAGGCAATTGAAAAAACACAGTTTTTCACTTTACGCACATCATTTTCTTTAACAGGATCAATTGGCAACACAGCTATAAGGTTTTCAGAGGAGAGCGTCCAAAAGTCGAGAGACGAGGCTAATCTAACTTCTCTTTCACAATAGCCCTGCTCGGGGTTTAACTTGTTACTGTAAAGATGCGAAAGGCTGGCACTTCCTTCAAGGCTAGGTCGCCATAAGGAGCTGACGACAGCGTGGCAGTTAACACCCGAGAGAAGCAGCCGCGGAAACTGGAGCCTCCGCATTAGGCAGCAAAACGGGAACCCGATCCTTTGCGTCCTACTTCTGCCTAAATACGCAGGAGAGTTCGTGATTGTTCGTCGGGCACCCTGGGGCGTTTCTAGATGACAGCCGGTCTAACACGGGTGCATTTTTGCGGAGATTGCCGGAGGCACCGGCTGGGCAGACTTGGGGGAGGCCGCTCCCCAGGAGGAAGATCACGCTGGTTTCTCCCGAGCCAGCGGTGGGTGGGCGGGGTTACGAGGGGGTCCAGCCACCGCACCACCGCTCAGCTCCCTGCAGCCGCTCCTCCTCCTGCCAGGCGGGAAGCGCCCTCGGGAggtctgttttttatgttttttcccctgtaactgatttctaacctcatagcgttgtggtcaaaaaagatgcttgatatgatttcaattttcttaagtttactgaggcttgatttgtaacccaagatgtgatctatcctggagaatgttccgtgcgcacttgagaagaaagtgtaatctgctgtttttggatggaatgtcctataaatatcagttaaatctatctggtctactgtgtcatttaaagcttgtgtttccttattaattttctgtttggatgatctgtccattggtgtaagtgaggtgttaaagtcccccactattactgtgttactgtcgatttcctcttatatagctgttagcagttgccttatgtattgaggtgctcctatgtcgggtgcatatgtatttacaattgttatatcttcttcttggatcgatcccttgatcatta
The Globicephala melas chromosome 10, mGloMel1.2, whole genome shotgun sequence genome window above contains:
- the LOC138842833 gene encoding LOW QUALITY PROTEIN: protein adenylyltransferase SelO-like (The sequence of the model RefSeq protein was modified relative to this genomic sequence to represent the inferred CDS: inserted 2 bases in 2 codons), with the translated sequence MYQMKEQDKNQEKQLNEVEKSNLPKTEFRIMIGKMIQYLGKRMDTGCHLETPQGARRTITNSPAYLGRSRTQRIGFPFCCLMRRLQFPRLLLSGVNCHAVVSSLWRPSLEGSASLSHLYSNKLNPEQGYCEREVRLASSLDFWTLSSENLIAVLPIDPVKENDVRKVKNCVFSIAFPTPFKSRVHLVAVSKQVLEDILDLDLSVSETDDFIQLVSEEKIVLGSIPLAHRYGGHQFGIWTDQLGDGRAHLIGIYMNRQGEKWELQLKGSGKTPYSQNGDGRAVLRSSMREFLCSEAMYYLRIPTSRAASLVVSDDAVWRDQFYNGNVVKERGAVVLRVAKSWFRIGSLEILAHYGELDLLRMLLDFIIQERFPSVDVKEPNRYLDFLFSTVVSETAQLIALWMSVGFAHGVCNTDNFSLLSITIDYGPFDFMEAYNPDFVPNTSDDERRXKIGYQANIGLFNLNKLLQALTPLLDPRQKQLAAXGYPILYDTRFRELFKAKLGLLGKSKGDDDLIAFLLHLMEKTEADFTMTFRQLSEIPQSQLQELRIPQQFWALKMISKHKLFPAWVSQYLWRLKSNMNDSDSERRKRMTTFNPRYVLKNWMAESAVQKAERKDFSEVHLLQQVLHRPFQKHSAAETAGYSSPTPSWAKDLRVSCSS